A window of Gorilla gorilla gorilla isolate KB3781 chromosome 5, NHGRI_mGorGor1-v2.1_pri, whole genome shotgun sequence genomic DNA:
CTCACACTGATTAACCCTCTTTTGTTTGTTATTAGTGCTGCTTAGAGtctctttcttctattttctccatccagctttccTTTTACTCTCTCATTCTGACTTTGCATCCCCAGTCATGCTCCTAGCCTTTAAAGAGTTATCCTTAGCTACAAGAAAAActggtaaataaaaatataaaatgaaacaaaacaaaaacttcacaTTCTTCTCACCCGTCTGCTTGTGTATCTGAGCTTAagttttctctattttcatttaatttcacccTTAGGACACAGGCCATTTATTTAGTAAACATTTGTTTAATGTCTGCTATgtaccaggctctgtgctagaGAAAACAAAGTCTGCTCTGCATGTGCTTACAGTCTCTTGGGGCATTGTGCATCAGGGGTGCAGGGAGCGACAGACATGAATAAATTATCATAGCGTTGAGATAAAAGCTCTGTTGAACCACACAGGAGAGCAGTTACTGCTGTCCAAGGAGATTAGGAAAGGCGAAGGCATTTTTGTGAACTTCATGTTATTGTCAAGGTCTTATAGTACATTGTTCTTTCTTTAtggatgaggacacagagccCAGATGATTTACCTTACTCTTTTAAGATTACACAGTTAGTGATAAAATTGGGCACCACATctacatttcttcattttcagtTAAAATGTCGTCCCTTTCTTATGGGCCCTGGGGGCCTCAATTAACctagctttttttattttccatatgacAAGTTATCTTCAAGACTGTACAGCCATGCCCTTTAAGACAGTTTATTTGCTTGCTTGCTAGCTTTTCTGTGTGTGGTATCCCATGATAAAACTTAAACTATTGAAAAtaagtcacctcccaccagaatTCCCCATCTTTCCCCAAAGACAGTCACAGTTAACAATGTCTTGTGTACCATTCTGTAACTATTTTACGCAATCACAAGCATCCACAATGTTTTTACTTTGCACACATggcttcattaaattttttttccttttagttgcAGATTCCTTTCCCCAAGCATCAAAAGACAAGTAATTGGtggtatatatttaatattgcaGGTGAGGAGACAAGGATTGAGAATGGGAAGCTTGTTGTAGTAAGAGACTCTTGTGGAAGAGTAGAGTCATCTGGGAAAATATCTGAACCCATGGAGGCTCATAATGAGGGCTCTAACTTGGAAAGGCATCAGGCCAAGCCCAAAGAGAAGACTGAGTATAAATGCTCAGAACCTGAGCAGAGATTCTTCCAGCACTTGGACCTAATTGAACATGCGAGTACACACACGGGAAAGAAACTCTGCGAGTCTGATGTGTGTCAGAGTTCCAGTCTTACAGGACATAAGAAAGTCCTCTCTAGAGAGAAAGGTCATCAGTGTCAtgagtgtgggaaagcctttcAGAGGAGTTCACACCTCGTCAGACATCAGAAAATCCATCTTGGTGAGAAGCCTTATCAGTGCAATGAGTGTGGCAAAGTCTTTAGCCAGAATGCAGGCCTTTTGGAACATCtcagaattcatactggagagaaaccttatctATGTATCCATTGTGGAAAAAATTTTAGGCGCAGCTCTCACCTTAATcgacatcagagaattcacagtCAGGAGGAGCCCTGTGAGTGCAAGGAGTGTGGAAAAACCTTTAGTCAGGCCTTACTCCTCACCCACCATCAGAGAATCCATAGTCACTCCAAAAGCCATCAATGTAATGAGtgtggaaaagctttcagtttgaCCTCAGACCTTATTCGACACCatagaattcatactggagaaaaaccttTCAAGTGTAACATATGCCAGAAAGCCTTCCGACTAAACTCACACCTTGCTCAGCATGTAAGAATCCACAATGAAGAAAAACCCTATCAGTGTAGTGAATGTGGAGAAGCCTTCAGGCAAAGGTCAGGTCTTTTTCAACATCAGAGATATCACCACAAAGACAAACTGGCTTGATGAGGTGTTCTCTCCTTGTAGAACATCAGAGAAGGCATATTGACTAGCAAACAGCACTTTAGGAAAAGTCACCGTAGCCCACTGTGGCATCAGAAAATTATTGGGGGCTGAGTTGGAGGCTCCCTGCCTCTATtctctctcctttgccttccttGAAGTCAGCTTTGGACCACAATAATTTCACTGTAGATGATATGCTAGGATCAAAGTTAAACAGCATTCTTCACTGCAGGACTTCTCATAGCATGTAACATAACTGCATGATTGTATACTCTAAGCAATAGAGAGCTTCATGACTGAGTAAGAGTTTTGAAGTCAGCAGTGAATCAAGTGCCCACAGATTTGCAGGCTTAAGCAGAACAAGGGAAGATTGATATTTTTGGATATGCTATAGCAACTTTCTCCTATGAAGTAAAACTGATGATGTTTGGAAGTATACTACTCTCAAAGGTGTCTTTAAAGTACAGGTTAATGGTGAACATTTTCCCCCAGTGGCTTCACCTCATTCCTCCCACTGGCCTTACTCCTTCCTTCCCCAGTGGAAGCATTTTCAAAAGCAAAGATAATTTTCACTGGTGAACTTCAGAACTTGCCTTCAGGGTTAGCTTCATGTAATTTTACCATTTCCCATCCCCATTCCCCACCACATTATGTCAAGATTCAAGTTATAAATCAACGTTTTACTTAGACTTTGAAAGAGATTTCATGAGTAATTTGAATGAACCTTGCTGAATTAATCTGAATAGCAACTGTCTGACTTGATAACTCCAGTGCCAGTATAGTGGCTGCTGCATAGACACTATTCAGTAAatgtctgatgaaagaaattggacTTTTTCCCTTTAATATTGATGATGCAATTTTGAAATGTTGCTTGTTCTGGAATACTTTGGAAGTTAATAAAGTCAGCTTGGAGAGGAGATCATGATCTTTATATTGTGGATACCAGAATGTCACAGatgaagaatattaaaattagggGCGTCCACTCCAAAACATATCACCAGAGTGACAAATACCACTTACTAATCGTTAGTAGCTGCAGAGGGTATTCCTGTCCGGAGAAGACTTCTCGGTCTTCCAATGTGAAAACATCAGTGAACCCTCATGTAGTGATTGGGACTAGATTCAGCtgcatataatttaaaaacaaaaagcatgagCGACTTCAtacaagtttatttctctctctaatAGAAAAGGACTGGAGATAATTAGTCCATCCTTGATGGCTGCTGAAGCTCCAGTTATCACATGCAAAATGTGGACAAAAGGCAGAGGAACAAAAAGAGGCTTATCCCAGTTCAGTCACCTCCTTTTGAGCAACCTCTCCAAAAATCACTTAGTAAGTATGTCATAGGCAAAACCTAGGCAAAGAAGGCTGGAAAGTGTGTCTTATTCTGGACTGCAGAGTGCCCAGCTGAAAATTAGGCTTCCATTACTAAGGATAAAGGGGAGAGTTAAGCTGATCAAAAGCAACAATCAATACAATTTCTTGGAGGGAAAACAAATCTGTCATAGAAGCagctgtagcttttttttttttcatccggagttttgctcttgttgtccaggctggagtgcaataatgcaatctcagctcactgcaaccttcccctactgggttcaagcaattctcctgcctcagcctcccaagtagctgagattacaggcatgtgccaccatgcccagctaattttgtatttttagtagagatggggtttcaccatgttggtcaggctgttcttgaacacctgacctcaggtgatccacccacctcagcctcccaaagtgctgggattacacgcgtgagccacagcgcccggccttcaGCTATAAATTTTTGAGACACTAAAAGATTTCATGTAAAATCAGTTGTAGTGTGTTGCTTAGGAAGCCAGAAagctatgtatattttattctgCCTTTATGAGTAAAATTAAGTTGATGTCCAGAATTTTCCCCCAGGTATTTTGAGGACTATGTTAAGATCGGTATCTAAACATTTAGCACCATCTCATAGTTTAAATCTATTTGATTCTGTTCAGTTTAAGAAAGTACAtggaatatattattattatgaaaatgaaaagattcaAAGTGTGAAGTACTTTCCCTCACAATTATCTGGAAGACGTATATTGGCTTTCTCCATGATGATTTTATAGAACAGGTGTAAACATTCTAAATGTATTGACACCTTAAACAACTTACTTCTTCCTTATGGATCCAAAGGAAATGGTGTTCTCGTTATTTCCCTTGGGTCAGACCCATATCCACCTGGGCATAAATGTCAACTAGAGgtatatttaattaataatgtCTTCTTACTACTTAATTCTTAAAAGTTATAGAAACATTTAACAAAGGGCAAATGTCATAACAAATCTCAAGGTTTTGCTTGCAGTGCAAGACACCCTGAAAGGTAAATTAAAAATCCCTATTCAGAGGACAGGAACCCAGGAGGGATATATTGCAGCAATATTTTCTACTGATCAGGCATTTCTGTTTGAGTAGTATCCTGTAATATCCAAATATACAGTGAAGTGGGAAGTCGCTGTTTCTCCATTTCCCACTCACTCGTTTAAAAAACTGATAAAGTTACTAAGTagtttgccattaaaagtagTATGGGAAAAtaggaaaggggaaaaataacCCTAATAGTTTGTATTAGTATCTTCATAAATtcttattaaattaatttatgcCTGATAGAAGTTCATATCCATTgtttaaaaaacttgaaaaatggaagaaaacaaatcatCTTGTTCATGGTACAGATATAACCTCAATGTAGATTTGTAGATAACTGGTCTTTTTCACACATGAACAATTGACTTTTCTCATTGGACTTTATGTCatgaacaatttttatttgtaacaGACAGGATAGTCAGTTTACCTATCCTTACACCCTGTTCTAATCCACTCCTGCCATAATTCTGAGTGTGCAGCCTGCCATGTGACCTGTCCCCCACCACTGATGATTGGATCAGGAAGGGACCCTCAAGCCAGGCTTTAGATGCCCATAGGAATTTGACATTGGATCACAGATTTTGATTGGTGTTTATTAGGCATTTGAACCCAAAAGTAATACAGAgttggaggccaggtgcagtagctcattcctgtaatcccaacacattgggaggccaagatgggagggtcacttgaacccaggagtttgagaccagcctgggcaacatgacgaaaccccatctctacaaaaaataaaaaaaattagctaggttggtggtgcacacatgtagtcccagctacttgggaggcagagacaggaggctTATTCaagtccaggagatcaaggctgtggtgaaccatgattgcaccactacagtctagcctgggcaacagaacaggaccctgtctaaaatatacatagaaaaagAGAGGACACAAGCGCACACTGGAACAATTTTTGTGGCCACATGAAAACCAAATAGAGACAAACtgagaaacaaaaaatgaagcGGACTCCTGAAGTGGGAATCCCATGAGGGCTCCGAGAGAATCAGGTGTGGCAACTTCAGCCCTCAGCCTCTGCAATCCATATATATCCTGGTCTTGGGAGTCCATAGAATACTGTTTCCTTCTAATAAAGGTTTCAAACAAATCCCTGCAGATTTATTTAAAGTgtttgtggaagataattttcCATATAAGCTGTgcagtattctatggtatatgtCCCCATTGTTCTTCATTTACGTCATTTACAGTTTGATCACCATAAACAATTTTTCAGTGAACATCCTTGTATATACAACTTTGCCTACttaacagaatttttttctttgttcagttCCCATAATGAGAATCAATGAGGCAGAAGGTAGGCATATTTTCTAAGGCTTTTGATGCATTTTCCAGATGCCCTCCAGAAAAGTTACACTAATTTGTACACCCTGTTAGCAGCCTATGATAATGCCCAATTTTCTATACCCAAGTAAACTGGGAattattcttttgaatatttgACAATCTGATGTGTACAAAATGGATTGCTTTTTTTAATCAAccatttttagagcagttttaagttctcagcaaaattgagaggaagataCAAAGATTTCTCATATACCCACTGCTCCCATTCATGTATAGCCTCCCCTATTATCAACATCCCCTCCCAGGGtgacatttgttacaattgatgaacctacattgacatatTATCACCCAAagaccatagtttacattagggttcactcttggtattgtTCATTTTATGGGTCTGGACAAATACATAATATCGTGTCCACCAttatagtttcactgccctaaaaatcctctgtgccttACCTATTATTCATCCCTCCCTTTTTCcagcccctagcaaccactgaCCTTTCTACAgtctttatagttttgccttttccaggatgTCATGTATACAGGTTGAGTACAGCTAATCTGAAaacccaaaatccaaaatgcattaaaatgtgAAACTTCAGCACCAACATGATGCTACAAGTGAAAAATTTCACACCTGACCTCGTGACAGGTCATAGACAAAATCCAGTCAAGACTTTgtttcggctgggtgcagtggctcaagcctgtaatcccagcactttgggaggccaaggtgggtggatcacctgaggtcaggcatttgagaccagcctggccaacatggcgaaaccccgtctttgctaaaaatataaaaattagccgggtgtggtagcatgcacctgtagttccagctacttgggaggctgaggcacgagaatcgcttgaacccaggaggcggaggttgtggtgagccaacattgtgccactgcactccagtctgggcaatagagcaagactcaatctcaaaaaaaaagactatgtttcatgcacaaaattatttaaactgtATAAAATTAGCTCTATGTGAgtaaggtatatatgaaacaaatgaatttcatgtttagacttgggccTCATCCCTAAGATATTtcataatgtatgtatatattccaaaatctgaaattggaaacacttctggccccaagcatttcagataagggatactcaacttgcagttgaaatcatacagtatgtagcttcTCAGACAGGATTCTTTCACTTTGtaatatgcttttaaattttctcaatGTCTTTTCATgccttgatagctcatttcttttttttttttttgacataaggtctcactctgttgcccaggctggagtgctgtggtatgatattggctcactacaacctttgcttcctgggtttaagcaattctccagcctcagccttctgagtagctgggaccacaggcgcacaccaccatgcccggctaattttttgtatttttagtagagatggggtttcactgtgttgcccaggctagtctccagctcctgagctcaaagcgatccacctgcctcagcctcccaaagtgctgggatcacaggcttgagccaccgtgtctggccagcttctttttagcactgaataatattccattgtctgcatataccacagcaaaagaaatatctgttaaaggactgttatccaaaatacagaaagaactcttaaaactcagaaataaggAAACAACCCGATTCAAACATGAGCCAAAGACCTTGACAGACACCTCATTAAAGAAGAtgtacagatggaaaataagcatatgaaaagatgctccacaccATATCCCATCAgggaaattgcaaattaaaacaactgtgAGATgccactacacatctattagaatgaccaaaatccagaacactgacacaTCAAATTCTGGTATGGATGTGGAACAACAGgagctctcattcattgctggtgggaatgcaaaatgatacagccactttggatgacagtttggtagtttcgtacaaaattaaacatactcttaccatgtgatccagcaatcgcCCTCCTTAGTGTTTacccaaaggagctgaaaaccaGTGTCTACACAGAAGtttgcacacagatgtttatagcggctttattcataattgccaaaactcagtaggtaaatgaataaataatgggtctgttttttaaagagtttttttatatttttactattgaacatcttttcacatgttaATTTGTCACTTATCTTGTGTGTAGtaatgttcatatcctttactaATTTTTCTACTAAAGTCTCCTTTTAAACAGAAGTGCCCTTAAAAATCAAATAGGGAACTTgcatttcagcattttaaatgcaCGTGTCCTTTGGCTGATCAGGTCTAATATGTGGCATTTATCCtagaaatatattcttaaaagaaTGTAAAGGTATTGAATGGTGTTCCCTCTAGCattgcttttaaagaaaaaatataacctAAGTATGCATCAATAGGATAGTTAAGTAAATTATGGAACACCCATACAATATTACTTAGCTGTT
This region includes:
- the ZSCAN26 gene encoding LOW QUALITY PROTEIN: zinc finger and SCAN domain-containing protein 26 (The sequence of the model RefSeq protein was modified relative to this genomic sequence to represent the inferred CDS: inserted 1 base in 1 codon), encoding MATSLVSAHSLAPLNLKKEGLRVVREDHYSTWEQGFKLQGNSKGLGQEPLCKQFRQLRYEETTGPREALSRLRELCQQWLQPETHTKEQILELXVLEQFLIILPKELQARVQEHHPESREDVVVVLEDLQLDLGETGQQVDPDQPKKQKMLVEEMAPLKGVQEQQVRHECEVTKPEKEKGEETRIENGKLVVVRDSCGRVESSGKISEPMEAHNEGSNLERHQAKPKEKTEYKCSEPEQRFFQHLDLIEHASTHTGKKLCESDVCQSSSLTGHKKVLSREKGHQCHECGKAFQRSSHLVRHQKIHLGEKPYQCNECGKVFSQNAGLLEHLRIHTGEKPYLCIHCGKNFRRSSHLNRHQRIHSQEEPCECKECGKTFSQALLLTHHQRIHSHSKSHQCNECGKAFSLTSDLIRHHRIHTGEKPFKCNICQKAFRLNSHLAQHVRIHNEEKPYQCSECGEAFRQRSGLFQHQRYHHKDKLA